CATGAAGATTTTGCCAGTGCCACATTTTAGCTCAAGCTGGGAAAGCAAGTACTATTTGAACAAAAACAGGGCAAAAATTATTGGTGTTTGAAAGGATGTATATTGTACAGAGAAGACATCTCACCTTGTAGGCCCAGTAGTACACAGACTCTGGGTTGTTAATCTCTTTGCCAAGACGATGGATCATTTTAGATGGAGTCCAGTGTGTACCCTGGCAAAGAGAGAGCAGACAGCCAATTACCAGGCCCTCAGACACTGACACTATTCACAGACCATTCCCAGTGAGACCCACCTCAGTTTTCTGTTCTTCAACCATCTGATCCAGGATGGGCATCACCCAGTCTTCAAACTTGCAGTAGTTGTCATTGGGCACCAGGAGGTTCCCTATCCTGCATTAGGAGGGAGGCCAGTCAGTGGGGAGAGGCAGGTAAGTAAGACGGCTGCGATCGAGGTGGGTGTGGTGCTCAGTCACCAAACTTCCGGGTCAAAATCCCACTCAGCTACCTGTTGATGCCCCTCTGCCTCAGCTCTCTGCCTGGCAGACTGAAATCTCCCAGGAAAGTGGGGGCCAGGCACTTGATCATGTCCTCTTCTATTCCACCGGCTGTGGTGACAATCACATCCACctgaaaaagaacaaaaagacAGCTTATCACGTCTTGCTGGAAAGTGAATTTAAAAGAATTTAGGAATTTTATGAAGCATGACAAAATGGATTTTACCATCTTGTGCTGGACAAGGTACCGGATGGTCTCCCTCACTCCAGAGCTGATCAGGTTGGAGGTATACCCAAGAAAGATGGTGCAACCCAAGCGTGGCTGCTGAGAATCAGTGTCACATTCACCCACCTCCTCCAATGGCTCCAGTCGCTTTTCAATCTGCAGCGGAAGTAAATTATACTCGCTTATAGTTATTACTGTCCTTAATTTAATAATCTCTCAGGCAGAACATCATATGTGGTGTCCTCTCTCACCATCTTGTTGATCTCCTGCACAGCCTGTGCGAAGCTGCTGGCCTGGAAGCCGGTGGTGAGGTAAGACTCCAGCAGCGCCTTGTGATCCACTCCCTGGTTAAAGTCGTAGCCCTTGATTTGAGGCAGGTCCTCAGGGAGGGGGGAGCTCTCCTTCAGCACTGCCTCGTGGGCCGCAGCACGGGCCAGTTCAGACATAGCTTCTCTCACACAAAGGCTAGAAAGGATGCTCATCTTAGACATTCAGCTATTGTATACTAAACAATGCATCTGTGTAACTCCTTAAGGGGCATACTAATTTCTGGAAATTCTTTTTGTATtgaatgtttgtttattttaacagtATAGGCTTATACTATGACAGAACAGTTAAACAAccagaagagaaaaaaacagaagtaaaatGAGAAACATTTACACAAATCATtagatagattgatagatagatagatagacagatagatacagtagatagatgatagataaaAGATGATAAATAAACAAATCTGAACAATCCTCATCACCCCACCTACCCTAATACCCCACATTTAATGCCACATTAGTGTTCTTTGTTGCAGAGGCAACATATCTTTTTAATAGTTATTATTCACTATGGTAAGGAATTTTGTACGAAAATAAAGGTCCATAATAGGCCTATGCATAGACTTTAAACTATCTTTATTATATaggttatatatattttagtagATGTTAATATGGTATTAATATTAGAAGTTAAATATTGTTGTAGCAGCAAACAGTTAcgaaaaaatgttacatttggaTAAAGCGGCCATATAATCAATTCAGCTGTACTGGAGTAAGTACTCAAAATGAAACGTCATTAAATTGTATTATAAACACTACAAGTCTTTCCCAAGGTAACAAACCGCGGTGAAGGTAGCCTCAAAAATAACCTGAAAATCCagggggtgtgcattgttccctagAGTTCAGTGAACTAAGCACACTTCAATGGATGTGCCTGACTTGTTTAGTTTTAGATATATTAACCCTATTAACTATTCATGTATAATGTTGCATTggacattatacggatacatgCGGACATTGAACAATTAAAATTCGCCTGTAAAGCAATCTGGAAAACCAAGGGGTGTATAACAGTTGCCATGAAGCCAAAATATTAAACCAATAGCTCATTACAGCTGAAACAACCTATTTTCTTAGCTATTAACGAGATTTTCACAAATTATATTAAATGGCTCGAACAGCAAAAAATAATCGGTGTACATCGTTGTCGGTGTACAGGGCATCACAATTCTGCCATTAAAAACATCCTACCTGACTTCCGTTAGAAGTTATTAACACCGGAAAATTGAATATCGAATAAGAGGCTAACAACCGCGGTAGTAAATAAGTATCCTACAGCAAATCCCAAACAAGAATTGAAACAATATTAATTTCGTAATGCTTACCTAAATAAAAAAGCAGATTATCAGCAAAAAATGACTTCACCTAGTTTTgttccaataataataataaacttaaCAGAAAAATGACTGTCATACACTAGCTGATGAGTTACCAAGTCTGTATTCAGAAGCGATATTGACAGTGGCACCATGTCAGGAGATACGCTCCTATTAAATTGTCGGCGTGTGGGAGTGGATAGACGGTCCGCAGGCAAATGCAATGCCGACTGACCGGTCTTTCAATACCGTAAATCAGGGCATGCTGGTATTGTTCCCAAATCCTTATTCTTTCGCGCGTACCCGCATTCTCAGTCCCGCGGTGTTTTAACCCTATTTAATTCACAAGAATATTTAAAACGAACGATTTAAACTAAAGGTTTCCAAAGGCAATTACCTAAGTACAACGcgaactagtgcatttaaagttaaagcacagcctagaatttaactatgccatcaccacacaaccagttaataggatgtcagacatgcactgttacatactatttccatgttataaaggaaacttgtattatttgacttatattttcatttatagttgttcattCAACTTTCCCATGCTTTACAAGAATTAATCAtgtgcagtttatgaaataaatagaAATGTGGTATAAAAAACTGTGGTGTTGAAAATCTTTTGATTGTGTATATCtatacagaaaaacaaacacttaGATAAAACTATGACTAGTGGTACCAACATGGGCTTTATTCACAGCCAACCTGAACACAgataaatatgttttaaaatcaaattaaacTACCGTTTAACACATTTACCAACCAGCTCCGTAAAACCCACCTTGTTGCAATGATACACTTGTATATTCCAGTGTATGAACAATACTTAAGGAGTTAATATCAGAATACGACACACattgccaaccccccccccccccttgctaaCATGGACTGTGTTGCAGTTACACTCTTGTAGCTTCTGGGGTATAATCTAAGAGACAGGGGATGTCTGCAGAATACATTAGAGGTCAGTCTGACCTTCCAATCCAGAGATGTGGGGGTAGGGAGGAAAATCACATTGGCAAAATCCCCAGTCAAATCATTATCATGCTTTTTCTTTAGACAAAGAGGGAAACGAtcaacatcacacacacacacacacacagtctcgCTGGACCAGTCAAAGAGTCGCATATCATCAGGGCCAGAGCCATAATTTTTAATATACCAAGGTCAAAGAGGTTAGCCCATCCCAACCCATCAATGGCAAGTAGGGACATGCATACCATAGGCAATATAGAAGTCAATTTACGAACCCACTGCCTCTGGAATGGTGGTGGAAACTCCAGAAAAACCAAGAGAGCGAGAAAAACCGGTACAGATGTCAGTTAGGGTCAATGTCTGCTATGCTGCACTGCAGAGACATCTCTGTCATGTAAAACCTGGAGGGCACAATCAACCTGTATGGGCAGCAACTGACTCGTGAATAAAAGTACACAAACCTACTTGCTCAATAAATCCAAAAGCACCCCATCAATGAGGTAGAACTGATTCATCATCGTCTTGCTATT
This genomic window from Paramormyrops kingsleyae isolate MSU_618 chromosome 22, PKINGS_0.4, whole genome shotgun sequence contains:
- the LOC140581611 gene encoding deoxyhypusine synthase-like codes for the protein MSELARAAAHEAVLKESSPLPEDLPQIKGYDFNQGVDHKALLESYLTTGFQASSFAQAVQEINKMIEKRLEPLEEVGECDTDSQQPRLGCTIFLGYTSNLISSGVRETIRYLVQHKMVDVIVTTAGGIEEDMIKCLAPTFLGDFSLPGRELRQRGINRIGNLLVPNDNYCKFEDWVMPILDQMVEEQKTEGTHWTPSKMIHRLGKEINNPESVYYWAYKNDIPVFSPALTDGSLGDMIYFHSYKNPGLILDIVEDIRSMDNMAVFAKRSGMIILGGGLVKHHIANANLMRNGADFSVYVNTAQEFDGSDSGARPDEAVSWGKIRMDAKPVKVYADATIIFPLLVAETFVSNAARLTGEKKDSCHS